In bacterium, a genomic segment contains:
- a CDS encoding ABC transporter ATP-binding protein produces MPTAIQLDHVTAKYRDHAVLEDISLTIAPGEMIGILGPNGAGKSTLFNIVSGLLVPTAGTVSLFGTELRRLPARERARAIAVVPQELDIPVPYTVGEIVMMGRTVSIGRFASPTAQDRQAVERAMVYTDVADIRNRPLNELSGGERQRAIVAMVLAQEPRIILMDEATSHLDINHRLEIMQLVERLNREEGVTVLMISHDLQMAAEFSRRLIVLHQGRIVADGTPSSVLTEETLRRVYHCDVRVCQDPQSGGLSILAAPRLPAAETGKGIHIHAVVGGGCGEATLRRLALCGYSLSCGVVNRGDMDAEVGEVLGVTLALEKPFSPVSREALQTAQDLASKAEALILTPVPFGTGNLANLELLERALAEGKPVFIAPGIEARDYTPTRQAEQKIQTLLERGAKPYRDVAELLTLLPAHS; encoded by the coding sequence ATGCCTACCGCCATCCAACTTGATCACGTCACCGCCAAATACCGGGACCATGCGGTGCTGGAAGATATTTCGTTAACCATTGCCCCCGGCGAAATGATCGGGATTCTGGGTCCCAACGGAGCCGGTAAATCCACCTTGTTCAATATCGTCTCAGGCCTGCTGGTCCCCACCGCGGGCACTGTCAGCCTGTTCGGTACCGAATTGCGCCGCCTGCCCGCGCGCGAGCGCGCCCGGGCCATTGCCGTCGTTCCTCAGGAACTCGATATTCCGGTTCCCTACACGGTGGGTGAGATTGTCATGATGGGACGGACCGTCTCCATCGGCCGGTTCGCATCCCCCACGGCACAGGACCGGCAGGCCGTCGAACGGGCCATGGTCTACACCGATGTCGCCGATATCCGCAACCGCCCCCTGAATGAGTTGAGCGGCGGGGAACGGCAGCGTGCCATTGTCGCCATGGTGCTGGCCCAGGAGCCCCGGATTATTCTCATGGATGAAGCTACCTCGCATCTGGATATCAATCATCGGCTGGAAATCATGCAGCTGGTCGAACGGCTCAACCGCGAGGAGGGCGTCACGGTCTTGATGATCAGTCATGATCTTCAGATGGCCGCCGAGTTCAGCCGCCGCCTGATCGTATTGCATCAGGGCCGCATTGTGGCGGATGGCACCCCGAGCTCGGTGCTCACGGAAGAGACCTTGCGGCGGGTTTACCATTGCGATGTCCGCGTTTGCCAGGATCCCCAGAGTGGCGGACTCAGCATTCTAGCCGCCCCGCGCCTGCCGGCCGCCGAAACAGGCAAAGGCATCCATATCCACGCCGTGGTGGGCGGTGGCTGCGGCGAAGCCACGTTGCGCAGACTGGCCTTATGCGGCTACTCCCTGAGCTGCGGGGTAGTTAATCGGGGCGACATGGATGCCGAAGTCGGGGAAGTATTGGGCGTCACCCTGGCGTTGGAGAAACCCTTCTCCCCTGTCAGCCGGGAGGCCCTGCAGACAGCGCAGGACCTGGCGTCAAAGGCGGAAGCGTTGATTTTAACCCCTGTGCCATTCGGGACGGGCAATCTGGCGAATCTGGAATTACTCGAGCGCGCGTTAGCCGAAGGAAAACCGGTCTTTATCGCCCCAGGGATCGAAGCCCGAGATTACACCCCTACCCGCCAGGCGGAGCAGAAGATACAGACGCTTCTGGAGCGGGGCGCAAAGCCCTACCGGGATGTAGCCGAATTATTGACCCTCCTGCCCGCCCATTCGTAA
- the cobS gene encoding adenosylcobinamide-GDP ribazoletransferase, with product MRPLITAIRTLTILPVPGKDAASLAKALPFFPAIGVLLGALIILALYVASLTGWFVGAGVIAMMASVWLTRGLHIDGLSDVMDALGASRIRERRLEIMKDPHTGAFGVMAIVADLLLKAVALSHLAALGQWSLALVPFIISRTAQVLLATTLPYARLEGGKAAAFVQEARPYHLVLALVAAVAFCLAASGLAGLILLMQGLVIAFLLRLWMKHHFGGVTGDLLGASNEIIETGLLTVAAFIATAGH from the coding sequence ATGCGCCCACTTATTACCGCCATACGGACCCTGACGATTCTCCCTGTTCCGGGGAAGGATGCTGCCAGCCTGGCCAAAGCCCTCCCCTTTTTTCCCGCCATCGGGGTCCTCCTTGGCGCCCTCATCATCCTCGCGCTCTACGTGGCCAGCTTGACCGGCTGGTTCGTCGGCGCCGGCGTAATCGCCATGATGGCCTCGGTCTGGCTCACCCGCGGGCTGCACATCGACGGACTGTCTGATGTGATGGACGCACTGGGTGCCAGCCGGATCCGGGAACGACGACTGGAGATCATGAAGGACCCGCACACAGGGGCGTTTGGCGTCATGGCTATTGTGGCCGACCTGCTCCTGAAAGCCGTCGCCTTGAGTCATCTGGCGGCCCTGGGTCAATGGTCACTTGCCCTGGTTCCTTTCATCATCTCCCGCACCGCGCAGGTCCTGCTGGCTACCACCCTGCCCTACGCGCGGCTGGAGGGCGGGAAGGCCGCCGCCTTCGTGCAGGAAGCCCGTCCCTACCACCTGGTCCTGGCCCTCGTGGCCGCCGTCGCGTTCTGTCTGGCCGCATCGGGACTGGCCGGCCTGATCCTTCTCATGCAGGGTCTGGTCATTGCCTTTCTCCTGAGACTCTGGATGAAACACCATTTTGGCGGGGTCACCGGTGATCTGCTGGGGGCCTCCAACGAAATCATTGAAACGGGCCTCCTGACGGTTGCGGCCTTCATTGCCACGGCAGGACACTGA
- a CDS encoding Gfo/Idh/MocA family oxidoreductase encodes MKRIRVGLYGANGHQIHRGLAAHPRAALGAVAAFPEADCPAGCRRYVTLDELLADPEIDLVSLCSPRRADQAADAIKSMKAGKHVYAEKPSALTEADLDAIIAVSRKTGRQFHEMGGSVMGSPYREMKAEIQAGTIGTVVQVLAQKSYPWAAWRPADEALDGGLALQVGIYVARFIEQVAGVRIASMELAETTLGNTQPGSECRRAASFLMRLENGGVAGGLANYLNPMQERCWGYEILRIFGTQGVIESNADGALARVIPVGGALRDLVMSGDTTTCFDLFVDNLLGGKPMPLSLEDELSPTRWVVRAKERIQKI; translated from the coding sequence ATGAAACGCATTCGAGTCGGGCTCTATGGGGCCAATGGGCATCAAATTCATCGTGGGCTGGCGGCGCATCCCCGAGCCGCATTGGGCGCGGTGGCGGCGTTTCCGGAGGCCGACTGTCCTGCGGGTTGCCGGCGCTATGTCACCCTGGATGAACTGCTGGCCGATCCGGAGATAGATCTGGTGTCGTTGTGTTCACCCCGGCGGGCGGATCAGGCGGCAGATGCGATCAAAAGCATGAAGGCAGGCAAGCACGTCTACGCGGAAAAGCCCAGCGCCCTCACAGAAGCCGATCTGGACGCCATCATTGCTGTCAGCCGGAAAACGGGGCGCCAGTTCCACGAAATGGGGGGCTCGGTCATGGGGAGTCCCTACCGTGAAATGAAGGCGGAGATTCAGGCTGGAACCATCGGCACGGTGGTGCAGGTGCTGGCGCAGAAGTCCTATCCCTGGGCGGCCTGGCGGCCGGCCGATGAGGCGTTGGATGGGGGCCTGGCCTTGCAGGTCGGAATCTATGTGGCCCGTTTTATCGAACAGGTCGCCGGTGTGCGCATCGCGTCCATGGAACTGGCCGAGACGACCTTGGGAAATACCCAGCCCGGAAGTGAGTGCCGGCGTGCCGCCTCCTTCCTGATGCGGCTGGAAAATGGCGGAGTGGCCGGCGGCCTGGCCAACTATCTGAATCCGATGCAGGAGCGGTGCTGGGGCTATGAAATCCTGAGGATCTTCGGGACCCAGGGGGTGATCGAGTCCAATGCCGACGGGGCCTTGGCACGGGTGATCCCGGTGGGCGGCGCCCTACGGGATCTGGTGATGTCCGGAGATACGACTACCTGCTTCGATTTATTTGTGGATAATTTGCTCGGTGGCAAACCGATGCCGTTGAGCCTGGAGGATGAACTCAGTCCCACCCGGTGGGTGGTGCGGGCGAAAGAGCGAATTCAGAAAATATAA
- a CDS encoding helical backbone metal receptor, giving the protein MLCQNLLRRLGMLAVPIATLLILAGCKPAPAPVPASTTSSPRIISLAPSITEIVYALNAGNQLIGRSSACDYPPAAVSNVPVIGDFGVPSLERIVALRPDQVLYTDVADPMMDSKMKRVGLHPVHVACARLADIPPAIIHVGQLIHREAEARAMASNLVGQIELARQQATAFTHRPRVLVLIWHDPFYAAGGQSFVSDLIALAGGLNIGDEIDRDYFQASSEWVLAHNPDIVFCFFMASSTPVRNVIMRQPGWSHINAVRDGRVYDGFDNNVALRPGPRVMQGLEVIKKQIHE; this is encoded by the coding sequence TTGCTCTGTCAAAACCTTCTTCGCCGTCTCGGGATGCTCGCGGTACCGATTGCCACCTTACTGATACTCGCCGGCTGCAAACCGGCTCCTGCGCCCGTGCCTGCCTCCACCACCTCATCCCCCCGCATCATCTCCCTGGCCCCCAGCATTACCGAAATTGTCTACGCCTTGAATGCCGGCAACCAGTTGATCGGGCGCAGTTCCGCCTGTGATTACCCGCCTGCCGCCGTCAGCAATGTCCCGGTCATCGGCGATTTCGGGGTCCCGTCCCTTGAGCGTATCGTGGCCCTCAGGCCGGATCAGGTCCTCTATACCGATGTGGCCGACCCGATGATGGACAGCAAAATGAAACGCGTGGGACTCCATCCGGTCCATGTGGCCTGCGCCCGACTCGCGGACATCCCTCCCGCCATTATCCACGTCGGCCAGCTGATTCACCGGGAAGCCGAAGCCCGTGCCATGGCCTCCAACCTGGTCGGGCAGATTGAGCTGGCGCGCCAACAGGCCACCGCGTTCACACATCGGCCCCGGGTCCTGGTGCTGATCTGGCATGACCCCTTTTACGCCGCAGGCGGCCAATCGTTTGTCTCGGATCTGATCGCCCTGGCCGGCGGACTGAATATCGGGGATGAAATCGACCGGGATTATTTTCAAGCCTCTTCCGAGTGGGTGTTGGCGCATAACCCGGATATTGTATTCTGTTTTTTCATGGCGAGCAGCACCCCGGTCCGGAATGTCATCATGAGGCAGCCCGGCTGGAGTCACATCAACGCAGTCCGGGATGGACGGGTCTATGACGGGTTTGATAACAATGTCGCCTTGCGCCCCGGTCCCCGGGTAATGCAGGGCCTTGAGGTCATCAAAAAACAGATCCATGAATAA
- a CDS encoding iron ABC transporter permease, protein MNKRRNFWLVLGLTPFILTLCVMMGPSGFGLPDLNLEREILTLRLTRVFCGLVIGAALSCSGVVFQAILRNPLAEPYILGVSSGAGLGAAIAIVTGIAAAGAYVLPLCAFVMAVITLALVYGVSRSSGDSPSIYGLILSGVIVSAVCSSLLMFMVSVSSIEGMHSILWWMLGNLEVSSNAVLILISLVVTAGGLGLWSMSRELNALTLGHHMAHHLGIRVRVTIIIALLLATLVASAAVGVAGLIGFVGLIVPHIMRHLVGADHRRLIPAAAIGGGAFLAACDALARTVLAVEIPVGVITALLGGPFFLYLLKRRRAQSWPE, encoded by the coding sequence ATGAATAAGCGTCGAAATTTCTGGCTGGTGCTGGGCTTGACCCCGTTCATTCTGACGCTCTGCGTCATGATGGGGCCCTCCGGCTTTGGCCTGCCGGATCTGAACCTCGAGCGAGAAATTCTCACCCTGCGCCTGACGCGGGTCTTCTGTGGACTCGTAATCGGGGCGGCGTTGTCCTGTTCCGGCGTGGTCTTTCAGGCGATCTTGCGCAACCCCCTGGCCGAGCCCTACATCCTGGGGGTCAGCAGCGGTGCCGGACTGGGCGCGGCCATCGCGATTGTCACGGGCATTGCGGCCGCAGGCGCCTATGTCCTGCCCCTCTGCGCTTTTGTCATGGCCGTGATCACCCTGGCGCTGGTCTACGGCGTGTCCCGCAGCAGCGGCGACTCCCCGTCCATCTACGGGCTCATCCTCAGCGGGGTAATCGTCAGCGCGGTCTGCTCCAGCCTGCTCATGTTCATGGTTTCCGTCTCATCCATCGAGGGGATGCACAGCATTCTCTGGTGGATGCTGGGCAATCTGGAGGTCAGTTCCAATGCCGTACTGATCCTGATCAGCCTGGTGGTCACCGCCGGAGGGCTGGGCCTCTGGTCCATGTCCCGTGAACTCAATGCCCTCACCCTGGGCCACCATATGGCCCATCACCTGGGCATTCGCGTCCGGGTCACCATTATCATCGCCCTGCTGCTGGCCACCCTGGTGGCCTCTGCCGCCGTGGGGGTGGCCGGTCTGATCGGATTTGTCGGCCTGATCGTCCCACACATCATGCGCCATCTGGTGGGAGCGGACCACCGGCGCCTGATTCCCGCCGCCGCCATTGGCGGAGGCGCCTTTCTGGCCGCCTGTGACGCCTTGGCGCGTACGGTTCTGGCGGTCGAGATTCCGGTGGGGGTCATCACGGCCCTGCTCGGGGGGCCGTTTTTCCTATACCTGTTGAAACGGCGCCGGGCGCAAAGCTGGCCTGAATAA